AGGCCGAGCTGCAGAAAGCCCAGCAGGACTACAACCGGCGCAAGGTACTGGCCGACAGCGGTGCCATCGCCGCCGAGGAAGTCGCCCACTCCCGCGACGACCTGACCGTGGCCCAGGCCGCCGTCAACAGCGCCCGCCAGCAACTCAACACCAGCACCGCGCTGGTCGACGACACCGTGGTGTCCTCGCATCCGGAAGTGATGGCCGCCGCCGCCGACCTGCGCCAAGCCTATCTGGATCATGCCCGCACCACGCTGGTGGCGCCGGTCACCGGTTATGTCGCCAAACGTACCGTGCAACTGGGCCAGCGCCTGCAGCCGGGGACCGCGACCATGGCGGTGATCCCGCTGGACGAGGTGTGGATCGACGCCAACTTCAAGGAAACCCAACTGCGCGACATGCGCATCGGCCAGTCGGTGGAGATCACCGCCGACTTGTACGGCAGCGAGGTCAGGTACACCGGCACCGTCGACAGCCTCGGCGCGGGGACCGGCAGCGCCTTCGCCCTGTTGCCGGCGCAGAACGCCACCGGCAACTGGATCAAGATCGTCCAGCGCGTACCGGTGCGAATTCACCTCGACCCCGAGCAGTTGAAGGCGCATCCGCTGCGCATCGGCCTGTCCACCGTCGCCGAGGT
This window of the Pseudomonas mosselii genome carries:
- a CDS encoding HlyD family secretion protein gives rise to the protein MATPADTSTPAPAPDNTRKRKIWLLALLLILVLAGAGTWAWYSLVGRWHESTDDAYVNGNVVEITPLVSGTVTSIGADDGDLVHAGQVLLQFDPADSEVALQSAEAKLARTVRQVRGLYSNVDSLKAQLQTRQAELQKAQQDYNRRKVLADSGAIAAEEVAHSRDDLTVAQAAVNSARQQLNTSTALVDDTVVSSHPEVMAAAADLRQAYLDHARTTLVAPVTGYVAKRTVQLGQRLQPGTATMAVIPLDEVWIDANFKETQLRDMRIGQSVEITADLYGSEVRYTGTVDSLGAGTGSAFALLPAQNATGNWIKIVQRVPVRIHLDPEQLKAHPLRIGLSTVAEVDLHDQSGPALAQQPPQQASYTTQVYDRQLVEADHLIARLIHENSATGKTAQR